The Oceanotoga teriensis nucleotide sequence AGGCTTATTATTTGGAGTTTTTATCGGAGCAATTTCCGGATATATTGGTGGAATAGTAGATGAAATAATAATGAGAATTATGGATGCAATGATGGCTTTTCCGGGAATATTATTTGCACTTTTATATGTTGCAATTTTTGGAGTTGGAATTAAAAATACCATAATAGCGATAGGAATAATATCTATACCATCATTTGCGAGGATAGCAAGAAGTGGTTTTATTCAACATAAATCTATGGATTATGTTAAAACAGCTAAAATGTCTGGGGCAAAAACTATAAGAATAATATTTGTTCATATACTTCCAAATGTTATATCCCCAATAATTGTAGCAGCATCTATGGGTTTTTCTACAGCTGTTTTATCAGAAGCAGCTTTGAGCTATTTAGGCCTTGGAGTTCAACCACCATATCCGAGTTGGGGAAGAATGCTCAATGAATCTCAAATATACATAGAAAGAGCACCATGGTTTGCTCTTGTTCCTGGAATATTAATAACTTTATTAGTTTTAGGATTTAATTTTTTAGGAGATGGATTAAGAGATGCTTCTGATAAAAGAAAGAAGGAATAATT carries:
- a CDS encoding ABC transporter permease, with product MQLKKNIYLKIGIFIVSSLFILMIISIFYTPYDITKMNLDKKLNSPSKEFILGTDNFGRDILSRAMKSSQTAFIVGGISVGIGLLFGVFIGAISGYIGGIVDEIIMRIMDAMMAFPGILFALLYVAIFGVGIKNTIIAIGIISIPSFARIARSGFIQHKSMDYVKTAKMSGAKTIRIIFVHILPNVISPIIVAASMGFSTAVLSEAALSYLGLGVQPPYPSWGRMLNESQIYIERAPWFALVPGILITLLVLGFNFLGDGLRDASDKRKKE